A region of Desulfurobacteriaceae bacterium DNA encodes the following proteins:
- a CDS encoding DHA2 family efflux MFS transporter permease subunit, with amino-acid sequence MGKKVYIISLLIVAGMFMTLLDTTIVDIVLPHMMSSFEAEPDDIQWVITSYMIASAIAMPVVGWLGGKLGHRNTYLLGIGLFTLMSAVCGIAPNLSVMIFGRSLQGIGEGIVVPMSMALLFELFPPEKRGIAMGMFALGATFGPSLGPTLGGYLAEHLDWRWVFYVNLLPGIVVVYLLMVLMEEDRKKHKEIQKLDLIGFTLLAVALFSLITALSKGNQWGWSNEKTVVLLYVFLVSSILFVMVELKVENPLVNLRLFKLEFFRYPVISLSLFGMGVYASYFLLPLYLEKLRGFPTLEAGKILFFPAAATGVISVITGLLLDKKILSFRTAIIIGTTLFIFGTYIQAKLDLFMGKWEIVLWLLPWGAGMGFFFPALSQLSLGNFKGDSLRQASALQNLLRLVGGSVGTAISTYILISSQSKHFVNLTEKVSPYSPQVVEFTTKVKNYLYYTLSTPKWELSEKAQGILGSLFNEHSFWHSFGDAFFFATICGVFTLLIATLIKEENLEEVNLSSDGSNS; translated from the coding sequence GTGGGAAAGAAAGTTTACATTATCTCTCTCCTTATAGTTGCCGGAATGTTTATGACACTTCTTGATACAACGATTGTTGACATAGTTCTTCCCCATATGATGAGTAGTTTTGAAGCTGAGCCTGATGATATACAGTGGGTAATTACTTCTTACATGATCGCTTCAGCTATTGCAATGCCTGTTGTAGGATGGCTTGGAGGAAAACTTGGACATAGGAATACTTACCTTCTTGGAATAGGGCTTTTTACTCTTATGAGCGCTGTCTGTGGAATTGCTCCAAATCTTAGCGTAATGATTTTTGGTAGATCCCTCCAGGGAATAGGAGAGGGAATAGTGGTTCCAATGAGTATGGCACTTCTTTTTGAGCTTTTCCCTCCCGAGAAAAGAGGAATTGCAATGGGGATGTTTGCTCTTGGAGCAACTTTTGGGCCATCGTTAGGACCAACACTTGGGGGATATTTGGCCGAACACCTTGATTGGAGGTGGGTCTTTTACGTTAACCTCTTACCTGGAATAGTTGTTGTATATCTTCTAATGGTTTTAATGGAAGAGGACAGGAAAAAACACAAGGAAATCCAAAAGCTCGACCTTATCGGCTTTACTCTCTTGGCAGTAGCACTGTTTAGCCTTATTACTGCTCTTTCTAAAGGGAACCAATGGGGGTGGAGTAACGAAAAAACGGTAGTTCTTCTTTATGTATTTCTAGTTTCCTCTATTCTATTTGTAATGGTAGAACTTAAAGTGGAAAATCCTTTAGTAAACCTTAGACTCTTCAAACTTGAATTTTTCAGATACCCTGTAATCTCTCTTTCCCTATTTGGTATGGGAGTTTACGCCTCTTACTTTCTTTTACCTTTATACCTTGAAAAGCTTAGAGGGTTTCCAACCTTAGAGGCAGGGAAAATCCTATTCTTTCCAGCTGCTGCAACAGGAGTCATTAGCGTTATAACAGGACTTTTACTTGATAAAAAGATTCTGAGTTTTAGAACAGCAATAATTATTGGAACGACCCTTTTCATATTTGGAACATACATCCAAGCAAAACTTGACCTTTTTATGGGCAAGTGGGAAATAGTCCTTTGGCTCCTACCTTGGGGAGCTGGAATGGGGTTTTTCTTTCCAGCTTTATCTCAGCTTTCGCTTGGAAACTTTAAGGGAGACTCTCTTCGCCAAGCTTCGGCTCTCCAGAACCTTTTAAGACTTGTTGGTGGAAGTGTTGGAACTGCAATTTCAACTTACATCCTCATTAGTTCACAGAGTAAACACTTTGTAAACCTTACAGAAAAAGTTTCTCCTTACTCTCCACAAGTTGTAGAATTTACAACAAAAGTTAAAAATTACCTTTACTATACCCTTTCAACTCCAAAGTGGGAACTTTCAGAAAAAGCACAAGGAATACTTGGAAGTCTATTCAACGAACATTCATTCTGGCATTCTTTTGGTGATGCTTTCTTTTTTGCAACCATTTGTGGAGTTTTTACTCTCTTGATTGCAACGCTCATAAAGGAGGAAAACCTTGAAGAAGTTAATCTTTCTAGTGATGGTTCTAATTCCTAA